The genome window GCCCAGTTGGTGCTGAAATTATCGCGAACCCAATCAACGACCAGTTGCATTTCAGGGGGCAGAACAGGCCGAATCAGTACATCTGCATGACGGGTCTGTTTCTCCAGATCGGAGAGCCTGTCGGTATATAAGCTAACAAGCAGATCAGCCAAGCAACTCTCCTCAATTCCAATATTATGGAATATATCCCCTTTTAATGTAATAGACTTGGATTTTTACTCCGGCTTGTCAATCGTTTTATTGATCGCCCCGGTTACATCCAATCAATGAACAAGCAGGATCGAAAATGGGTTCAGGCGCCACTTTGAAGTGTTGAAGCTGCAACTGATTGCCCAGGGATAGGCAATCAGTTCCAAGGATGCCGAGAATGGTCCAGGCTCCCATGAGCCGCAAAGGGACCTTCAAGGCTCCCGCGCGAGCGCAAAGGATATTCGTCTGCTTGTACTGGCCAGATTGCGCCTAACCCTAATTATTTATGCAAATATGTGGGAAAAAGACCAAAAACAGAGGTTGAGTCACGCTGACGTAACGCTCCGTAACATAATTTCATGACGTGGTTGCGAGTTTAGCGCATGAAAACAACACTAAAAAGCATTCAAGCATGTGTGAAAAGCGAGCAGACAACAGTGGGGGACCTAAGCCGGAAATTCTATAGTTAGTTGGTTTAGGATAAAAGGCTTAGCACTGTGATTAACGGGACGATATTTTAAAGAGTCTAGAAAACGACAGGCAAAATATAATCAATTACGCGCTCCACGGGGGCGCGTTTTGTTTTGTCCAAACGTCCAGTTCTGACAAAGCCCGGACATCCGCCCGAGCGGGGCTCTTGCCCCGGCAGACAGCGGGCGAGGCGACTTCCTGGAGAAAATCGAATACACTATCGAGACGGCCGCTGGCTCCGTCAATCCGGTTGAGGCGATCAAGAATGCCTGTTTGACCGAGTCGCGCTTCAATTTCTGGGGGAACGACGATGACTGATGCTTCATTGCGAAACCGGGCCGGCAAAGCCTTGCCGACCGAGAGGGCAACTGCATTTGCCAACGAGGTCCAGGGCGACCTGATCCAGCCGGGTGACCGGGATTACGAGGAGGCCAGACATATCTGGAATGCTCTCGTCGACAAGCATCCCGGCGCGATCCTGAAATGCCGCGACACAGCCGATGTTGTCGCCGCGGTGAAATTCGCACGTGATAATGACATCCTCGTGGCGGTTCGAGGTGGCGGCCACAACGTGGGCGGACGAGCGCTCTGCGATGATGGACTTGTTATCGATCTTTCGCGGATGCGGGACGTCCATGTGGACCCCGCCCGGCAAACCGTGCGGGTCCAAGGCGGTGCCACCTTGGGTGATGTTGACCGCGAGACGAATGTGCATGGCCTTGCGGTGCCGTTTGGCGTGATCTCGAAGACGGGCGTCGGTGGGCTGACGCTTGGGGGTGGCGTGGGGTGGCTGGTACGCAAGTATGGCCCAAGCTGTGATAATGTTTTGTCGATGGAAGTGGTGACGGCCGATGGCGTCGCCAGGACCGCCAGCGCGGACGAGAATCCGGACCTGTTCTGGGCATTGCGTGGTGGAGGCGGCAATTTCGGGGTTGTTACCTCGTTCCTTTACCAGGCCTATCCGGTCTCGACAGTGTTTGGCGGACTGATCGTCTACCCGCGTGCGGCAGCCGGAGAGATCCTGCGCGCCTATCGCACGTTCATGGAAACCGCACCCGAAGACCTGACCGTCTATGCCGGGTTCATCTGCACGCCTGACGGAATTCCTGCGACGGCGGTCGTCCCGTGCTGGAGCGGTGAGGACCTGGCAGAGGGAGAGAGAGCCATCGCGCCGCTTCGCAAGCTCGGCGAGCCACTGATGGATGCCGTGCAGGCCATGCCCTTTCCAGCCATGCAGTCGATTCTCGATGCCGCCTTCCCGGCTGGGACTCGGAATTATTGGAAATCAGCGTTTGTGAAGGGGCTTTCGGACGAGGTGGTGGATGTGCTCGTGGAGCAGGCGAAAGGGATGACATCGCCGTTGTCGGGACTTCTCATTGAGTATTACGGCGGTGCGGGCGGGCGAAAGGCGAGCGACACGAATGCGTTTGCCCAGCGCAGTTCGGATTATTTGATCGGCTTCATGCCGCAGTGGACCGATCCGGCCGAGGACGATCCCCAGATCAATTGGGCGAAGGGTGCGTGGAAAGCGATCCAGCCCTATGCAACCGGTGGCTATCTGCTGAATTACCTCGCGGAGGGAGAGCAAGAGGCGGTCCAGGCTGCATTCGGGGCGAACTACCAGCGCCTGGTGGAACTCAAGCGCAAATACGATCCAACGAATTTCTTTAGAATGAACCAGAATATTCAACCGGACGCCTAGGCTGGGACATCACATGAGTAGACCTTGTCTTCCATGTCGTGAAGGACTGGCTTTGGCGCAGAGCGGACTCTGCGTCCACTTCTGAGTGTCTGACTCTATTTTACGGCGAGGCTCCCGGCAGCAAGTATCAGGAGCGCACCGGCGACCCCTTCGCCCCATCTCCGGCGGCGATCGTTGAAATTGCCACGCTTGCCGACGGTCGCAACAACGAAACTCAGAATTGTGTAGACCAAGCCGCACA of Phyllobacterium zundukense contains these proteins:
- a CDS encoding FAD-binding oxidoreductase, whose product is MTDASLRNRAGKALPTERATAFANEVQGDLIQPGDRDYEEARHIWNALVDKHPGAILKCRDTADVVAAVKFARDNDILVAVRGGGHNVGGRALCDDGLVIDLSRMRDVHVDPARQTVRVQGGATLGDVDRETNVHGLAVPFGVISKTGVGGLTLGGGVGWLVRKYGPSCDNVLSMEVVTADGVARTASADENPDLFWALRGGGGNFGVVTSFLYQAYPVSTVFGGLIVYPRAAAGEILRAYRTFMETAPEDLTVYAGFICTPDGIPATAVVPCWSGEDLAEGERAIAPLRKLGEPLMDAVQAMPFPAMQSILDAAFPAGTRNYWKSAFVKGLSDEVVDVLVEQAKGMTSPLSGLLIEYYGGAGGRKASDTNAFAQRSSDYLIGFMPQWTDPAEDDPQINWAKGAWKAIQPYATGGYLLNYLAEGEQEAVQAAFGANYQRLVELKRKYDPTNFFRMNQNIQPDA